The Phycisphaerales bacterium genome includes a region encoding these proteins:
- a CDS encoding VWA domain-containing protein, which yields MSMIRCAVALLCACTLSPPSTAQLPEPPPTPQVPTTGGLLLLDDSGAPVGACPLKHTDVRAEIIGFVARTTVRQIFENDTGRKIEAVYTFPLPQNAAVDAMVLEVGPRRIVGEIRERAEARAIYEAAVKAGHVAALLDQERPNIFTQAVANIEPGATITIEIRFAEMLKFDEGFFEWVFPMVVGPRYIPGGGSAPAPGERGTDTPQVPDGSKITPPVTPKGTRAGHDIAVQVTIDAGQPIYDLSSTQHEIDVVDATHSAGAADEAPHRVTIRLRNEAEIPNRDFILRYRLATDKIGDAFLVHEDEHGRFFTLVLQPPQRVAPAQRVPRELIFVLDTSGSMHGYPIEKSKELMRRMLATMGPRDTFNIITFAGHTAILWDQPRPATRENVAAATTFVNTLRGGGGTEMMKAIEAALVQTTRQSAAPLTSTALAALPADDRVVTVLVNIDDIMNWPPPNFRSTWAGLAVRLPGDELRIFEITGVPAGADGQGRKHFLASGTWSAAPQRNRFDVQRFEWVDDGYGTTPIRIASFLTDGYVGNDMEIIAAIRRNAATTRVFSFGVGSSVNRFLLDGMAAAGRGEVEYVTLEAGADEAVQRFHDRVLAPVLTNIRIDWGTLPVEEVYPAEIPDLFAERPVLVHGRLTGPAQGAIVLAGQRADGPYAEPITVAWPVAPPDRSVLPALWARAKVEHLMMMDYLAAQVQNMPDARRAQIVELGVRYGILTQFTSFVAVETLTVTTDGEPVRIDVPVEMPQGVSYEGVFGTERFARALPHLAMPAAPTAGRPATAGGGGGMMPSGQPVAAREPARARGGTSAANGEDAVSAPGDNEATPRSKDKDEMAALRAARVQGRLALALHGLAAKVAAANPDGDYTADRIVVQKWRLGVIVTFRTLNAEVRAALADLGFEIQYEATAATLLVGQVDVRKLDDLAALDAVLAVRPLSAEVKPEAPAVQP from the coding sequence ATGTCTATGATCCGCTGCGCCGTCGCACTGCTCTGCGCGTGCACTCTGTCCCCCCCCTCCACTGCACAGTTGCCCGAACCTCCTCCAACACCGCAAGTGCCCACCACCGGCGGCCTGCTGCTCCTTGACGACTCGGGCGCTCCCGTGGGTGCTTGTCCGCTCAAACACACGGACGTACGAGCCGAAATCATCGGCTTTGTCGCCCGCACGACCGTCCGACAGATCTTCGAGAATGACACCGGTCGCAAGATCGAGGCGGTATATACATTCCCCCTACCGCAGAACGCCGCAGTCGACGCCATGGTTCTCGAAGTCGGCCCGCGCCGCATCGTCGGGGAAATCCGGGAGCGTGCCGAGGCCCGGGCGATTTACGAAGCGGCCGTCAAGGCCGGTCACGTCGCGGCCCTGCTCGACCAGGAGCGGCCGAACATCTTCACCCAGGCCGTCGCCAACATCGAACCGGGCGCCACGATCACCATCGAGATTCGCTTCGCCGAGATGCTGAAGTTCGACGAGGGCTTCTTCGAGTGGGTCTTCCCGATGGTCGTCGGACCGCGCTATATTCCCGGCGGGGGCAGTGCGCCGGCACCCGGGGAGCGCGGCACCGACACCCCGCAAGTCCCCGATGGGTCGAAGATCACACCACCCGTGACACCCAAGGGTACCCGGGCCGGTCACGATATCGCCGTGCAGGTGACGATCGATGCCGGGCAGCCGATCTACGACTTGAGCAGTACGCAGCACGAGATCGACGTGGTCGACGCCACGCACAGCGCCGGTGCCGCGGACGAAGCGCCGCACCGTGTGACAATCCGCCTCCGGAACGAAGCGGAGATTCCGAACCGGGATTTCATTCTGCGGTACCGCCTCGCAACCGACAAGATCGGCGACGCCTTCCTCGTGCATGAGGACGAACATGGCCGCTTCTTCACGTTGGTGCTCCAGCCGCCACAGCGTGTCGCACCGGCACAGCGGGTGCCACGCGAGCTCATCTTCGTACTCGACACCTCCGGGTCCATGCACGGCTACCCGATCGAGAAGTCGAAAGAACTGATGCGCCGCATGCTGGCGACGATGGGGCCGCGCGATACTTTCAACATCATCACCTTCGCGGGTCACACCGCGATCCTCTGGGACCAGCCGCGCCCGGCCACGCGCGAGAACGTCGCCGCCGCCACGACCTTCGTCAACACACTGCGCGGCGGTGGCGGTACCGAGATGATGAAGGCCATTGAGGCGGCCCTCGTACAGACCACACGCCAGTCGGCCGCACCGCTTACTTCCACGGCGCTGGCCGCACTGCCTGCCGACGACCGTGTAGTCACCGTGCTCGTGAACATCGACGACATCATGAACTGGCCGCCGCCCAACTTCCGTTCGACGTGGGCGGGACTCGCGGTGCGCCTCCCAGGCGACGAACTGCGCATCTTCGAGATCACGGGCGTACCCGCCGGTGCCGACGGCCAGGGCCGAAAGCACTTCCTCGCGAGCGGAACCTGGTCCGCGGCCCCGCAGCGCAACCGCTTCGATGTGCAGCGGTTCGAGTGGGTGGACGACGGGTACGGCACCACCCCCATCCGCATCGCCAGCTTCCTGACCGACGGCTACGTCGGCAACGACATGGAAATCATCGCCGCCATCCGGCGCAATGCCGCCACGACGCGGGTCTTCAGCTTCGGTGTCGGCAGCAGCGTCAACCGCTTCCTGCTCGATGGCATGGCGGCAGCCGGACGCGGCGAGGTCGAATATGTGACTCTCGAAGCTGGCGCCGATGAGGCCGTACAGCGGTTTCACGACCGGGTCCTGGCCCCGGTGCTCACCAACATCCGTATTGATTGGGGCACTCTGCCGGTCGAGGAGGTTTATCCGGCCGAAATCCCCGACCTCTTCGCCGAGCGCCCCGTACTGGTCCACGGCCGGCTGACGGGGCCCGCACAGGGCGCGATCGTGCTTGCCGGGCAGCGGGCGGACGGCCCGTATGCCGAGCCGATCACGGTGGCCTGGCCAGTGGCACCGCCGGATCGCAGCGTGTTGCCGGCGCTCTGGGCACGCGCCAAGGTCGAGCACCTCATGATGATGGATTACCTCGCTGCGCAGGTGCAGAACATGCCTGATGCCCGGCGGGCGCAGATCGTTGAACTGGGGGTACGCTACGGAATTCTCACCCAGTTCACCAGTTTCGTCGCCGTCGAGACCCTGACCGTGACGACGGATGGTGAGCCGGTGCGGATCGATGTGCCGGTGGAGATGCCACAGGGCGTGAGCTACGAGGGTGTATTCGGAACCGAACGGTTCGCCCGCGCTCTGCCGCATCTTGCAATGCCTGCCGCTCCCACAGCGGGGCGACCGGCCACGGCAGGTGGCGGCGGTGGCATGATGCCCAGCGGCCAGCCGGTCGCTGCGCGAGAACCGGCGCGGGCCCGCGGTGGGACGAGCGCCGCCAACGGCGAGGATGCTGTGTCCGCGCCCGGTGACAACGAGGCAACACCGCGGTCCAAGGACAAGGATGAGATGGCCGCGCTGCGCGCTGCCCGAGTGCAGGGGCGTCTCGCGCTCGCGCTGCATGGACTGGCGGCGAAGGTGGCGGCGGCGAACCCTGACGGCGACTACACCGCCGACAGAATCGTCGTCCAGAAGTGGCGCCTGGGCGTCATCGTGACCTTCCGCACACTGAATGCTGAGGTTCGCGCTGCGCTTGCCGATCTGGGCTTTGAAATCCAGTACGAAGCCACTGCTGCCACACTGCTGGTCGGCCAGGTCGACGTGCGCAAACTCGATGACCTCGCGGCACTGGACGCCGTTCTCGCAGTGCGGCCGCTGAGTGCCGAAGTGAAGCCAGAGGCACCGGCGGTGCAGCCGTAG
- a CDS encoding collagen-like protein gives MNAMTGGRNATRGRRSVVGIAGLAVAAALSILMIGGCPTESGGESPEITQLIQQLLDERIAQLERPATSGQPGPQGLPGVAGPQGTAGPKGDTGDPGPQGPAGPAGAQGSAGPGGAQGEAGPAGPTGPQGPPGVQGPQGPPGEGGAGGPGSGFGQLAAYGLGQDGSATIAANTHLNDFAANNNITAFEFVDFTINAGVTLTVPSGTVLRLTGTFTNHGTVIVEPGARGGNETNPPELGIAATLPTRGAPGAAGTDLPGLGAGGVSFLTEDEARWSLFRPGFPGGGGGLRYPGSPTADFVGGSGGGTLHIFARVAIVNNGTISADGGSGAQNLAAQIQGSGGGGGIIVLAARGSITNNDNAVISARGGNGHQVTATIPPSGGGGGGVIRIVAPTLDIRGTTSVTGGLGGPAGQFNLLPDASVAGGVGGGASYGMGGNSGEVELYQPTGGDPPTGFNAIFSVGQRGGDGTVQQNAIDPTPLL, from the coding sequence ATGAACGCAATGACCGGTGGACGGAATGCAACACGTGGACGGCGTTCAGTCGTCGGCATCGCGGGCTTAGCCGTGGCCGCAGCCCTTTCAATCCTGATGATCGGTGGCTGCCCGACCGAGAGTGGGGGCGAGTCACCCGAAATTACTCAATTGATCCAACAGCTCCTGGACGAGCGGATTGCTCAACTCGAGCGCCCCGCCACCAGCGGACAGCCGGGCCCCCAAGGGCTACCGGGTGTCGCCGGCCCGCAGGGTACCGCCGGGCCAAAGGGTGATACGGGAGATCCCGGGCCACAGGGTCCCGCTGGTCCCGCCGGTGCACAGGGTAGTGCTGGGCCTGGCGGAGCACAGGGTGAAGCCGGTCCGGCCGGTCCCACCGGCCCGCAAGGGCCTCCCGGTGTCCAGGGGCCACAGGGCCCACCGGGTGAAGGCGGCGCCGGCGGTCCTGGCAGCGGTTTCGGGCAACTCGCAGCGTACGGTCTCGGCCAGGACGGCAGCGCCACGATCGCTGCCAACACCCATCTCAACGACTTTGCCGCGAACAACAACATCACCGCGTTCGAGTTCGTGGACTTCACGATTAACGCCGGTGTCACCCTCACGGTGCCGAGCGGTACCGTACTGCGACTCACCGGCACCTTCACCAACCACGGTACGGTCATCGTAGAACCCGGTGCACGCGGCGGAAACGAGACCAACCCACCGGAGCTTGGCATCGCCGCCACACTACCGACCCGCGGCGCCCCAGGTGCCGCCGGCACCGATCTGCCCGGACTCGGCGCCGGTGGCGTGTCGTTCCTGACAGAAGACGAGGCCCGCTGGTCCCTGTTCCGGCCTGGTTTCCCAGGTGGCGGTGGTGGTTTGCGGTATCCCGGCAGTCCGACGGCCGATTTCGTCGGCGGCTCGGGCGGTGGCACGCTGCACATTTTCGCCCGCGTGGCGATTGTGAACAACGGAACCATTAGCGCGGATGGCGGTAGCGGGGCCCAAAACCTTGCCGCCCAGATTCAGGGCAGTGGCGGCGGTGGCGGCATCATCGTGCTCGCAGCCCGTGGCAGCATCACCAACAACGACAATGCGGTGATCTCGGCACGCGGCGGGAATGGGCACCAGGTGACCGCAACGATTCCACCCTCGGGTGGCGGCGGCGGCGGCGTCATCCGCATTGTCGCGCCAACGCTCGACATCCGTGGCACGACCAGCGTGACGGGCGGCCTGGGTGGTCCGGCCGGACAGTTCAACCTGTTGCCGGATGCCAGCGTCGCGGGCGGTGTGGGCGGCGGCGCCTCGTACGGCATGGGTGGCAACAGCGGCGAGGTGGAGCTGTACCAGCCGACGGGCGGCGACCCGCCGACAGGCTTCAATGCGATTTTCTCGGTGGGACAACGCGGTGGTGACGGCACGGTACAGCAGAACGCAATCGATCCGACGCCCCTGCTGTAA
- a CDS encoding extracellular solute-binding protein: protein MIRARWLCGGLAGLVAGLVIGAGCERPASQTALQTPPTARELVILTPHSEPIRNSFAEGFWHWYTARATTPVRIQWIYRGTPQCVAYVREGPERQARGERYEVADLMFGGGVPDHMVLAAEGWSRPVELGAATVGLPLSVHGVSTRDPEGRWHATGLSTFGITYNARATVQRGLPVPATWSDLAEPRMYGWLALADPRGSGSHRESLAIILQAQGWDAGWRTITRIVANSRALSMRSADALQQVQNGVSLATLAVNFDGLRLAADSGGTVQYVDPVGATAVTPDVISVLAGARDPELAQLFVEFVLSEEGQVLWAMAPSDERPYGEPLYHFPIRPAVYARPASQLTITGNPLEANFGLEFNAEEAAGHARIVSAVVPALCSGDNHIRLQQTWEAVIAAGLPAEALAALSAPPFDESAGPRFLEVLDAGGEPAAQLLAELQYMYAARLAHVREMLGG, encoded by the coding sequence ATGATTCGAGCCCGGTGGTTGTGCGGGGGGCTGGCAGGATTAGTCGCGGGGCTAGTGATTGGAGCCGGCTGTGAGCGTCCCGCTTCGCAAACAGCGCTGCAAACACCGCCGACGGCGCGCGAGCTTGTCATTCTGACGCCGCACAGCGAGCCGATTCGGAATTCGTTCGCAGAGGGCTTCTGGCATTGGTACACCGCGCGCGCGACAACACCGGTGCGCATTCAGTGGATCTACCGCGGTACGCCGCAGTGCGTCGCATATGTACGCGAGGGTCCCGAGCGGCAGGCCCGTGGTGAGCGCTATGAAGTCGCCGACCTGATGTTTGGCGGAGGTGTGCCGGACCACATGGTGCTGGCCGCCGAGGGTTGGTCACGTCCGGTAGAGCTCGGTGCGGCGACCGTCGGTCTACCGCTGAGCGTGCATGGTGTGTCAACGCGCGATCCGGAAGGTCGCTGGCATGCGACGGGCTTGAGCACGTTCGGCATCACGTATAACGCGCGTGCCACGGTGCAACGTGGCCTACCGGTGCCGGCAACCTGGTCAGACCTGGCGGAACCGCGCATGTACGGATGGCTTGCGCTGGCCGATCCGCGCGGCAGTGGCAGCCACCGCGAGTCACTCGCCATCATCCTCCAGGCACAGGGCTGGGACGCCGGCTGGCGCACGATTACGCGCATCGTCGCGAACAGCCGTGCGCTGAGCATGCGTAGCGCGGACGCGCTCCAGCAGGTACAGAACGGCGTGTCGCTTGCCACTCTCGCGGTGAACTTCGACGGCTTGCGGCTTGCAGCGGACAGCGGGGGAACCGTGCAGTATGTGGACCCGGTCGGGGCGACCGCCGTGACGCCGGATGTGATCAGCGTACTGGCAGGGGCGCGCGATCCGGAGCTTGCGCAACTCTTCGTCGAGTTCGTGCTGAGCGAGGAGGGGCAGGTCCTTTGGGCAATGGCGCCGAGTGATGAAAGACCCTATGGTGAGCCCCTGTACCATTTCCCGATCCGACCAGCGGTGTACGCACGGCCAGCGTCGCAGTTGACGATCACCGGAAATCCGCTGGAGGCGAATTTCGGGCTCGAGTTCAACGCGGAGGAAGCTGCGGGGCACGCGCGGATCGTGTCTGCCGTGGTGCCCGCGCTGTGCTCGGGGGACAACCACATTCGGTTGCAGCAGACCTGGGAAGCGGTGATCGCGGCGGGGCTGCCGGCCGAGGCGTTGGCCGCGCTTTCGGCGCCGCCGTTCGATGAGAGCGCGGGACCGCGGTTTCTTGAAGTGCTGGATGCCGGTGGTGAGCCGGCAGCTCAACTGCTGGCGGAGTTGCAATACATGTACGCAGCGCGGCTGGCGCATGTGCGGGAGATGCTGGGGGGTTAG
- a CDS encoding SRPBCC family protein — translation MTLSETPGLGFETVVEIAAPVADVWRAITDEEEITRWFPLHARDTRTGGANFSIMGGILRG, via the coding sequence ATGACATTGTCAGAGACCCCCGGCCTCGGATTTGAAACGGTGGTGGAGATTGCCGCCCCCGTGGCTGACGTCTGGCGGGCGATTACGGATGAGGAAGAGATTACACGCTGGTTTCCGCTCCACGCGCGTGACACCCGGACTGGGGGGGCGAATTTTTCTATCATGGGGGGCATTTTGCGAGGGTGA
- a CDS encoding SRPBCC domain-containing protein: MTPGLGGRIFLSWGAFCEGEAEITAWEPPRRFGWTENVRPNGDATSPSARITAEFTLEPRGSRTAIRVVQAGFTADADWSGYIDSISRGWRFELRGLRHYLERHRSTPRRVVWARHATELSPTEVAGRVLGPAGRVLRGALDGLVEGSTYSWEWVAAGSAPPCATLVGEVCVSGLPASFAGTFAALQDAYFRFEVERMGGAGEAWLWFSTYGIDERTLHAWQAYLDRALARALQD, translated from the coding sequence GTGACACCCGGACTGGGGGGGCGAATTTTTCTATCATGGGGGGCATTTTGCGAGGGTGAAGCAGAGATTACTGCCTGGGAACCGCCACGGCGGTTTGGCTGGACGGAGAACGTACGGCCGAATGGCGATGCCACCAGCCCGTCGGCCCGGATTACGGCAGAATTCACGCTCGAGCCGCGCGGTAGCCGCACTGCCATCCGGGTGGTGCAGGCAGGATTTACCGCGGATGCCGACTGGTCCGGGTACATTGACTCGATCAGCCGGGGCTGGCGATTCGAGCTGCGCGGGTTGCGGCACTACCTGGAACGGCACCGCAGTACGCCCCGGCGGGTGGTCTGGGCGCGGCATGCCACAGAGCTTTCTCCAACTGAAGTTGCCGGGCGAGTTCTGGGGCCCGCTGGGCGGGTGCTGCGTGGAGCGTTGGATGGGCTTGTCGAAGGGAGTACGTACTCCTGGGAGTGGGTCGCTGCGGGCAGTGCGCCACCCTGTGCGACCTTGGTGGGTGAGGTCTGCGTGAGCGGGCTGCCGGCCTCGTTCGCGGGCACGTTTGCGGCGCTTCAGGACGCTTATTTCCGTTTTGAAGTCGAGCGCATGGGGGGCGCTGGAGAGGCGTGGCTTTGGTTTTCTACGTACGGGATCGACGAGCGTACTCTGCACGCCTGGCAGGCCTATCTGGACCGCGCGCTGGCCAGGGCACTGCAAGACTGA